In the genome of Streptomyces sp. NBC_00259, the window GGTCGTCGCGCGAGCCGGGACGCTCGGCCCATGCGACAGCAACCACTCAAGCCCGCTCCCCAGTTGTCGGGAGCACTCGTGTCGGCCCTGGTCACGATGGCGGCATGGGCCGCCTGGCTGGGCTGGGACCAGCACCGCGACGTGCAACCCGATGGCACGACGACCGGCCCGTACGAGGCGTGGCAGGTCATCGGGCTCGTACTGACCCTGTTGGCCCCGGTCTACTGGGGGGCGTCCCGGCACAGCAGCGCGGTCGCGGTGTTCGGCACCACGGCGGGTCTCACCCTTGCCGCCTTCTACGACTGGTCGGACGACTCCAGCGGGCTGTTCGTCGTCGGCGTGGGAACGGTCACGGTGGGGAGCCTCCTCCTGACCGCCGTCGCCGCCGCCCTGATCACCGCTGTGGGACGCGACGAACGAGAGGGACTTCGAGAAGGCGGCGGCCCGAGCGGCGGCCCGAGGTGACCGTCGACGACCGGCAGGGCTTGCGGGGCGTGGGGCGGCCGGGGATTCCGGCGAACGACTCCCACCCGTTCTGACGGAGCATCAGTTCTCGTTATAGTGGGCAACGGCCGTGCCGCACAGGGGAGACGAGGTCGTATGCCACAGGTGACGGAGCACGGCGGAGGCGTATGGTCCCTTCAGGTCCCCATCCCGGACAACCCGCTCGGCCACACCCTGGTCCATGTCCTCGACACCGACCGCGGCCCGGTCCTCGTCGACACCGGCTGGGACGATCCGGCGTCCTGGACCGCGCTCGCGGAGGGTCTCGGCGCGCTGGGGATCGCGATGGCCGACGTCCACGGTGTGGTCGTCACCCACCACCACCCCGATCACCACGGGCTGTCCGGCCAGGTGCGCGAGGCGTCCGGTGCCTGGATCGCGATGCACGCGGCCGACATCGACGTCGTACGCCGCACCCGGGACGCACGGCCCGGGGCCTGGCTCGACTACCTGGCCGGGAAGCTCGCCGCCGTCGGGGCGCCCGAGGAGCACCTCGCCCCGCTGCGCGCCGCCCGCGACGAAGGGCGGATGCGGACCCTGCCCGGGCTGCGGGCGGCGCTGCCCGACCGGGAGATCGTTCCCGGTGAGCTGCTGGACCTCGCCGGGCGGCGGCTGCGCGCGATATGGACGCCCGGTCACACTCCCGGGCATGTGTGTCTGCACCTGGAGGAGGACCACCCGGCGAACCTCCCGGGTCACGGCCGGCTCTTCTCCGGCGACCATCTGCTGCCCGGCATCAGTCCGCACATCGGCCTCTACGAGGACCCCGACGACTCCACGGTCACCGACCCCCTCGGCGACTACCTCGACTCCCTGGAACGCGTCGGGCGCCTGGGCGTCGCCGAGGTGCTCCCCGCCCATCAGCACGCCTTCACCGACGCCCCCGGCCGGGTCCGGGAGCTGCTCGCCCACCACGAGGAGCGGCTCACCGGACTGCTGTCGCTCCTCGCCACCCCCCTCACCCCGTGGCAGCTGGCCGTGCGCATGGAGTGGAACCGCCCCTGGGACCGGATCCCGTACGGCTCACGCAACATCGCGGTCTCGGAGGCGGAGGCCCATCTGCGCCGGCTGGTGAAACTGGGGCGGGCGGAGGCGGTGGCGGGCAGCGAGCCGGTGACGTACGTCGCGACCGCGACCGCGACCGGCTGACCCTGCGCACTCCCCCCGGCCCAGAGACCCCGCGCACTCCCCCCGGCCCAGGGGCAGCCCCGGGGGTCCCGTATACGCACCGGTAGAGTGTGCGAGTCGTCATCACACCCGTACGAGGGAAAGCCGGTGCAAATCCGGCACTGACCCGCAACCGTGAGCCGCCCTCGCAGGCGGCGAGTCGGAACGCCTCGTACCGGCCGTGACCGGCTCGTGTCATCGGGACCGGCCCGTTGGCAGGCACCGTCGAGGAATACGGGGCCGGAGCCTGGTACCTATGCGTGCCTGTGCCCGGCTCCCCGCAGGAGAGGCCCAGCCCCCTATGTCCGTTCGCCGCAGCGCAGCAGCGCTCGCCGCCGCCTCCGCCGTGCTCTGCGTG includes:
- a CDS encoding MBL fold metallo-hydrolase; this encodes MPQVTEHGGGVWSLQVPIPDNPLGHTLVHVLDTDRGPVLVDTGWDDPASWTALAEGLGALGIAMADVHGVVVTHHHPDHHGLSGQVREASGAWIAMHAADIDVVRRTRDARPGAWLDYLAGKLAAVGAPEEHLAPLRAARDEGRMRTLPGLRAALPDREIVPGELLDLAGRRLRAIWTPGHTPGHVCLHLEEDHPANLPGHGRLFSGDHLLPGISPHIGLYEDPDDSTVTDPLGDYLDSLERVGRLGVAEVLPAHQHAFTDAPGRVRELLAHHEERLTGLLSLLATPLTPWQLAVRMEWNRPWDRIPYGSRNIAVSEAEAHLRRLVKLGRAEAVAGSEPVTYVATATATG